The following are from one region of the Oncorhynchus tshawytscha isolate Ot180627B linkage group LG24, Otsh_v2.0, whole genome shotgun sequence genome:
- the abi3b gene encoding abl interactor 1, producing MTAQTKCSELATQILKEAPASRKALIDNYNNLHKVADYCENNYLGLQDEDTWKGLEETKALTTQALASVAYQINSLATSVLRLLDTQAMQLKDMENSLNLLSLAVAIHQEKVSRREMGIFTTVTKLACAKLMSPPKAGRELEGCYIRRPMSFTGLDTLGHSFNLNELQPRKRTGTTESVRSTGSCGPVECPVAPATQPGEPSSASSNKDLYRSNLGINVALPSVPTLPVSSNLTQNCPQPPPGSTFDSNIPPPPPPPPGSMGTGPPTPNASPNVPSPPPPPPPPASASNSFPLLLLLVQ from the exons ATGACGGCGCAAACGAAGTGTTCAGAACTTGCTACGCAAATATTAAAAGAGGCTCCCGCGTCGAGAAAGGCGCTTATTGACAACTATAACAACCTTCACAAAGTGGCCGATTACTGTGAAAACAATTATTTAGGCCTACAG GATGAGGACACATGGAAGGGTTTGGAGGAGACCAAGGCTTTGACCACTCAGGCTTTGGCCAGTGTGGCCTACCAGATCAACAGCCTAGCCACTTCTGTCCTGAGACTGCTGGACACCCAGGCCATGCAGCTGAAAGACATGGAgaactctctcaacctcctctctctg GCTGTAGCTATCCATCAGGAGAAGGTGTCTCGGAGAGAGATGGGAATTTTCACCACAGTAACGAAGTTGGCTTGCGCCAAATTAATGAGCCCTCCCAAAGCTGGCCGGGAGCTCGAGGGTTGCTACATCAGAAGACCCATGTCCTTCACTGGACTGGACACACTGGGCCACAGCTTTAAC CTCAATGAGTTGCAGCCTCGGAAAAGAACAGGGACCACAGAGAGCGTGCGGAGTACAGGGAGCTGTGGCCCTGTGGAGTGTCCTGTTGCTCCTGCTACCCAGCCTGGGGAACCCTCCTCAGCCAGCAGCAATAAGGATCTCTATAG GTCCAATCTTGGCATTAATGTGGCCCTACCATCGGTGCCCACCTTGCCAGTCTCCTCAAACCTCACCCAAAACTGCCCACAACCCCCTCCTGGATCCACGTTTGACTCCaacatcccacctcctcctcctcccccacctggCTCCATGGGCACTGGTCCTCCTACACCGAATGCATCTCCTAATGTTCCCTCTCcgccaccccctcctccacctcctgccAGCGCATCAAATagcttccccctcctcctcctcctggttcAATag